Proteins encoded within one genomic window of uncultured Sphingopyxis sp.:
- the scpA gene encoding methylmalonyl-CoA mutase, with amino-acid sequence MTDKPTLDQWAAAAEKEVKGKDLTWHTPEGIDVKPLYTAEDVTADPGLPGFAPFTRGVRASMYAGRPWTIRQYAGFSTAEESNAFYRRNLAAGQKGLSVAFDLATHRGYDSDHPRVVGDVGKAGVAIDSVEDMKILFDGIPLDQMSVSMTMNGAVIPILAFFIVAGEEQGVERKLLDGTIQNDILKEFMVRNTYIYPPEPSMRIISDIFGYTSREMPKFNSISISGYHMQEAGATQVQELAFTIADGAEYVRYGVASGLDIDKFAGRLSFFFAIGMNFFMEIAKLRAARVLWHRVMTNLGAKDERSKMLRTHCQTSGVSLTEQDPYNNVMRTTIEAMAAMLGGTQSLHTNALDEAIALPTDFSARIARNTQIVIQEETGMTKVVDPLGGSYYVEALTQELVDKAWEIIERVEKEGGMAKAVAAGWPKAMIETAAAARQARVDRGDDVIVGVNKYRLQDEDLLETLEVDNTKVREAQVARINKVKANRDEAACQSALDALRKAAAAPQSIETNLLAHAVEAARARATLGEISSAMEESFQRYGTQPTPVKGVYAAPYEGDSRWQQVLDGVAAVERRMGRKPKLLVAKMGQDGHDRGANVIASAFGDMGFDVVSGPLFQTPEETVVLALDSGVDVVGASSLAAGHKTLIPELIGKLKEAGRGDIKVIAGGVIPPQDYQYLRDAGVQGIYGPGSNVVECAADVLRLLGHNMPPLEDAA; translated from the coding sequence ATGACCGACAAACCGACCCTCGACCAATGGGCCGCCGCCGCCGAGAAGGAAGTGAAGGGCAAGGACCTCACCTGGCACACGCCCGAGGGGATCGACGTCAAGCCGCTCTACACGGCCGAGGACGTGACCGCCGACCCCGGCCTGCCAGGCTTCGCGCCCTTCACGCGCGGGGTGCGCGCGTCGATGTATGCGGGGCGGCCGTGGACGATCCGGCAATATGCGGGCTTTTCGACCGCCGAGGAATCGAACGCCTTTTATCGCCGCAATCTCGCGGCGGGGCAGAAGGGCCTCAGCGTCGCCTTCGACCTCGCGACGCACCGCGGCTATGACAGCGACCATCCGCGCGTCGTCGGCGACGTCGGCAAGGCGGGCGTCGCGATCGACAGCGTCGAGGATATGAAGATCCTCTTCGATGGCATCCCGCTCGACCAGATGTCGGTTTCGATGACGATGAACGGTGCGGTGATCCCGATCCTCGCCTTCTTCATCGTCGCGGGCGAGGAGCAGGGGGTCGAGCGCAAATTGCTCGACGGGACCATCCAGAACGACATCCTCAAGGAGTTCATGGTCCGCAACACCTATATCTACCCGCCCGAACCCTCGATGCGGATCATCTCGGACATCTTCGGCTACACCAGCCGCGAGATGCCCAAGTTTAACAGCATCTCGATCAGCGGCTATCATATGCAGGAAGCCGGCGCGACGCAGGTGCAGGAGCTCGCCTTCACCATCGCCGATGGCGCCGAATATGTGCGCTATGGCGTCGCCAGCGGGCTCGACATCGACAAGTTCGCCGGGCGCCTGTCCTTCTTCTTCGCGATCGGCATGAATTTCTTCATGGAGATCGCCAAGCTGCGCGCGGCGCGCGTGCTGTGGCACCGCGTGATGACCAACCTCGGCGCGAAGGACGAACGCAGCAAGATGCTGCGGACCCACTGCCAGACGTCGGGCGTCTCGCTGACCGAGCAGGATCCCTACAACAATGTCATGCGCACGACGATCGAGGCGATGGCGGCGATGCTCGGCGGGACGCAGAGCCTCCATACAAACGCGCTCGACGAGGCGATCGCGCTGCCCACCGATTTCTCGGCGCGCATCGCGCGCAACACGCAGATCGTCATCCAGGAAGAGACGGGGATGACCAAGGTCGTCGATCCGCTCGGCGGCTCCTATTATGTCGAGGCGCTGACGCAGGAGCTGGTCGACAAGGCGTGGGAGATCATCGAGCGCGTCGAGAAGGAAGGCGGCATGGCGAAGGCCGTCGCGGCGGGCTGGCCCAAGGCGATGATCGAGACGGCGGCGGCGGCGCGGCAGGCGCGCGTCGATCGCGGCGACGATGTGATCGTCGGGGTGAACAAATATCGCCTGCAGGACGAGGATCTGCTCGAAACGCTCGAGGTCGACAACACGAAGGTGCGCGAGGCGCAGGTCGCGCGGATCAACAAGGTGAAGGCGAACCGCGACGAGGCGGCGTGCCAGTCGGCGCTCGATGCGCTGCGCAAGGCGGCCGCGGCGCCGCAGTCGATCGAAACCAATTTGCTCGCCCATGCCGTCGAAGCCGCCCGCGCCCGCGCGACGCTCGGAGAGATTTCGTCGGCGATGGAGGAAAGCTTCCAGCGTTACGGAACGCAGCCGACCCCGGTTAAGGGCGTCTATGCCGCGCCCTATGAGGGCGACAGCCGCTGGCAGCAGGTGCTCGACGGCGTCGCGGCGGTCGAGCGCCGCATGGGCCGCAAACCCAAATTGCTCGTCGCCAAGATGGGACAGGACGGGCACGACCGCGGCGCCAACGTCATCGCGTCGGCGTTCGGCGATATGGGCTTCGACGTCGTGTCGGGTCCGCTGTTCCAGACGCCCGAGGAGACGGTGGTGCTTGCGCTCGACAGCGGCGTCGACGTCGTCGGCGCGTCGAGCCTCGCCGCCGGCCACAAGACCTTGATCCCCGAACTGATCGGCAAGCTGAAAGAGGCGGGGCGCGGCGACATCAAGGTGATCGCGGGCGGGGTGATCCCGCCGCAAGATTATCAATATCTGCGCGACGCCGGGGTGCAGGGCATCTATGGCCCCGGCTCCAACGTGGTCGAATGCGCCGCCGACGTGCTGCGCCTGCTCGGCCACAATATGCCGCCGCTGGAGGATGCCGCATGA
- a CDS encoding O-acetylhomoserine aminocarboxypropyltransferase, with translation MTDMKPETLSVHAGTAPDPTTKARITPIYQTSSYVFDDVDHAARLFNLQEFGNIYTRIMNPTNGALEGKIAALEGGQAALAVASGHAAQFLAFHTLMEPGCEIVAAKKLYGGSLNQLGQSFRKMAWTTHFVDADDPANVEAAINENTRAVFIESLANPGGVVQDIEAIAKIAHDAGVPLIVDNTMATPILCRPIEHGADIVVHSTTKFLNGHGNAIGGVIVDAGSFDWTKGGKYPTLSEPNASYHGLTFTEAFGPLAFILAARTLGLRDLGPALAPMNAFLALTGMETLALRMERHCGNALALAKWLQAHPAVSWVSYAGLDDSPYHGLAQTYLGGKGGAVFTFGLKGGYDAGVRLVSSVKLFSHLANLGDTRSLIIHPASTTHSQLSEAELVEAGAGPDVVRVSVGIEHIDDIIADLAQALESIA, from the coding sequence ATGACTGATATGAAACCCGAGACGCTGAGCGTTCACGCCGGCACCGCGCCCGATCCGACGACCAAGGCGCGGATCACGCCGATCTATCAGACCTCCTCCTATGTGTTCGACGATGTCGATCATGCCGCACGCCTGTTCAACCTGCAGGAATTCGGGAACATCTACACCCGGATCATGAACCCGACGAACGGTGCGCTCGAAGGCAAGATCGCGGCGCTTGAGGGCGGGCAGGCGGCGCTGGCGGTGGCGTCGGGTCACGCCGCGCAATTCCTCGCTTTTCACACGCTGATGGAGCCAGGGTGCGAGATCGTCGCAGCGAAAAAGCTCTACGGCGGCTCGCTCAACCAGCTCGGGCAGAGCTTTCGCAAGATGGCGTGGACGACGCATTTCGTCGATGCCGACGATCCGGCGAATGTCGAGGCGGCGATCAATGAAAACACCCGCGCCGTCTTCATCGAAAGCCTCGCCAATCCGGGCGGGGTCGTACAGGACATCGAGGCGATCGCGAAGATTGCGCATGACGCGGGCGTGCCGCTGATCGTCGACAACACGATGGCGACACCGATCCTCTGCCGTCCGATCGAGCATGGCGCCGACATCGTCGTCCACTCGACCACCAAATTCCTGAACGGCCACGGCAATGCGATCGGCGGGGTGATCGTCGATGCGGGCAGCTTCGATTGGACGAAGGGCGGCAAATATCCGACGCTCAGCGAACCCAATGCCTCTTATCATGGGCTGACCTTTACCGAGGCGTTCGGGCCGCTGGCCTTCATCCTGGCGGCGCGCACGCTCGGCCTGCGCGATCTCGGCCCGGCGCTCGCGCCGATGAACGCCTTCCTCGCGCTCACGGGCATGGAGACGCTGGCGCTGCGTATGGAGCGGCATTGCGGCAATGCGCTGGCGCTCGCCAAATGGCTGCAGGCGCATCCGGCGGTAAGCTGGGTATCCTATGCGGGACTCGACGACAGCCCCTATCACGGGCTCGCGCAGACATATCTGGGCGGCAAGGGCGGCGCGGTGTTCACCTTCGGGCTGAAGGGCGGTTACGACGCGGGGGTCCGGCTCGTTTCGTCGGTCAAGCTGTTCAGCCACCTCGCCAACCTCGGCGACACGCGCTCGCTGATCATCCACCCCGCATCGACCACGCACAGCCAGCTTTCGGAAGCCGAACTGGTCGAGGCCGGCGCCGGCCCCGACGTCGTGCGCGTGTCGGTGGGCATCGAACATATCGACGACATCATCGCCGACCTGGCGCAAGCATTGGAGAGCATCGCATGA
- the bioB gene encoding biotin synthase BioB — MSETRNDWTREEIAELFDLPFDELMWEAQGVHRRHHARGEVQLCTLLSIKTGGCVEDCGYCSQSKSADSGLKATKLMDVRAVLQAAAQAKDAGSKRFCMGAAWRNPKDRDMPAIVEMIEGVRQMGMETCMTLGMLTKEQAQTLAVAGLDYYNHNIDTSPENYANIISTRTFQDRLDTLEEVRNAGINVCSGGIVGLGETRADRVGFIHALATLERHPESVPVNALVPVKGTVLGDMLADTPLAKIDDIEFVRTIAVARITMPKSMVRLSAGRESMSEATQALCFMAGANSIFTGDKLLTTANAGDNADAALFAKLGIVPMVSEEPMRAQTEAAE, encoded by the coding sequence ATGAGCGAGACCCGCAACGACTGGACGCGCGAAGAAATCGCCGAACTGTTCGACCTGCCGTTCGACGAACTGATGTGGGAGGCGCAGGGCGTTCACCGGCGCCATCATGCACGGGGTGAGGTGCAGCTTTGCACCTTGCTTTCGATCAAGACCGGCGGATGCGTCGAGGATTGCGGCTATTGCTCGCAGTCGAAGAGCGCCGACAGCGGCCTCAAGGCCACGAAGCTGATGGACGTGCGTGCGGTGTTGCAGGCCGCGGCGCAGGCGAAGGACGCGGGCTCGAAGCGTTTCTGCATGGGCGCGGCGTGGCGCAACCCCAAGGACCGTGACATGCCGGCGATCGTCGAGATGATCGAGGGCGTGCGCCAGATGGGCATGGAAACCTGCATGACGCTGGGGATGCTCACGAAGGAGCAGGCGCAGACGCTCGCGGTCGCAGGGCTCGACTATTACAACCACAATATCGACACGAGCCCGGAGAATTACGCGAACATCATCTCGACGCGGACCTTTCAGGACCGGCTCGACACGCTCGAGGAAGTGCGGAACGCCGGGATCAACGTCTGCTCGGGCGGGATCGTCGGGCTGGGCGAGACGCGCGCTGATCGCGTCGGCTTCATCCACGCCCTCGCGACGCTCGAACGCCATCCCGAAAGCGTGCCGGTCAATGCGCTGGTGCCGGTGAAGGGCACCGTGCTCGGCGACATGCTCGCCGACACGCCGCTCGCGAAGATCGACGACATCGAGTTCGTCCGCACCATCGCGGTCGCCCGCATCACCATGCCGAAATCGATGGTCCGCCTGTCGGCGGGCCGCGAGAGCATGTCGGAAGCGACGCAGGCGCTCTGCTTCATGGCGGGCGCGAACAGCATTTTCACCGGCGACAAGCTGCTGACGACTGCGAACGCGGGCGACAATGCCGACGCCGCGCTGTTCGCGAAGCTGGGGATCGTGCCGATGGTCAGCGAAGAACCGATGCGTGCGCAGACGGAGGCGGCGGAATGA
- a CDS encoding lysozyme inhibitor LprI family protein: MILATLLALAAAAQDPEIDCDNAMAQFELNACAYKEYERADAAMNAQWKVTAARMKEIDADFDRSQDNRPGYFDTLLAAQRAWLTYRDQHCASEGYTMRGGSAEPMVISGCQTQLTEARTKQLQELIAEY; encoded by the coding sequence ATGATCCTTGCAACCCTTTTGGCGCTGGCGGCGGCCGCGCAGGATCCCGAGATCGATTGCGACAATGCGATGGCGCAGTTCGAACTCAACGCCTGCGCCTACAAGGAATATGAACGCGCCGACGCTGCGATGAACGCGCAGTGGAAGGTGACGGCCGCGCGCATGAAGGAAATCGACGCCGATTTCGACCGCTCGCAGGACAACCGCCCCGGCTATTTCGATACGCTCCTCGCCGCGCAGCGCGCGTGGCTGACCTATCGCGACCAGCATTGCGCCAGCGAAGGCTACACGATGCGCGGCGGGTCGGCCGAGCCGATGGTCATCAGCGGGTGCCAGACCCAGTTGACGGAAGCGCGTACCAAGCAACTCCAAGAGCTTATCGCGGAGTATTGA
- a CDS encoding tRNA-binding protein, which translates to MHVNHDADAVAASEIAFDDFLRVDIRIGTIVEAEPFPEARKPAFKLKIDFGPAIGVKKSSAQIFDRYAIEDLPGRQVAAVVNFPPRQIGKFMSEVLTLGFADAEGAVILFAPDRKVPNGSRLF; encoded by the coding sequence ATGCACGTAAATCACGATGCCGACGCAGTCGCCGCATCCGAAATCGCCTTCGACGACTTCCTGCGCGTCGACATCCGCATCGGCACGATTGTCGAAGCGGAGCCCTTTCCCGAAGCCCGCAAGCCCGCGTTCAAGCTGAAGATCGACTTCGGCCCCGCGATCGGGGTGAAGAAGAGCAGCGCGCAAATCTTCGACCGTTATGCGATCGAGGACCTGCCGGGGCGGCAGGTCGCCGCGGTGGTCAATTTTCCGCCACGCCAGATCGGCAAATTCATGTCCGAGGTGCTGACGCTGGGCTTCGCCGACGCGGAAGGCGCCGTGATCCTGTTCGCGCCTGACCGGAAAGTGCCGAACGGTTCACGATTGTTCTAG
- a CDS encoding cyclase family protein, translating to MQFIDLSIPITNDVISDPPVMRPSITYMTHENTWEQIAMFFPGLTREDLPDGEGWAVEMLSLSTHNGTHMDAPWHYHSTTDSGAAPAPSIDEAPLDLFFRPGVKLDFSDRPHGHVVGGAEVEAELARIGHDLQPLDIVLVQSGAIYGTDNFTDQGCGMGAEATLYLTTRGVQVVGTDAWSWDAPFSHTARRWAETRDPSIIWEGHKAGRIKPYYQIEKLTNLAAIPATGFTFSCFPVKIERASAGWIRAVALVED from the coding sequence ATGCAGTTCATCGACCTTTCGATCCCGATCACCAACGACGTCATATCCGACCCGCCGGTGATGCGGCCCAGCATCACCTATATGACCCACGAGAATACGTGGGAGCAGATCGCGATGTTCTTTCCGGGGCTGACGCGCGAGGATTTGCCCGACGGCGAAGGTTGGGCGGTCGAGATGCTGTCGCTGAGCACCCACAACGGCACGCATATGGATGCGCCCTGGCATTATCACTCGACGACCGACAGCGGCGCCGCGCCCGCCCCGTCGATCGACGAGGCGCCGCTCGACCTTTTCTTCCGCCCCGGCGTGAAGCTCGACTTTTCGGATCGCCCGCACGGCCATGTCGTCGGCGGCGCCGAGGTCGAGGCCGAACTGGCGCGGATCGGGCACGATCTCCAGCCGCTCGACATCGTGCTCGTCCAGTCGGGCGCGATCTACGGCACCGACAATTTCACCGATCAGGGCTGCGGCATGGGCGCCGAGGCGACGCTTTATCTGACGACACGCGGCGTGCAGGTCGTCGGCACCGACGCGTGGAGCTGGGACGCGCCGTTCAGCCACACCGCGCGGCGCTGGGCCGAAACGCGCGATCCGTCGATCATCTGGGAAGGGCACAAGGCGGGGCGGATCAAGCCCTATTACCAGATCGAGAAGCTGACCAACCTCGCGGCGATCCCGGCGACGGGCTTCACCTTCAGCTGCTTTCCGGTGAAGATCGAGCGCGCGAGCGCGGGGTGGATCCGGGCGGTGGCGCTGGTGGAGGATTGA
- a CDS encoding MFS transporter encodes MTDAAAVADHGAGYQPTAKDIRMVIAASSAGTIFEWYDFFIYGTLAAIIGKAFFPSDNATLEILLVWAGFAVGFGFRPLGAVLFGFLGDRLGRKYTFLVTVTLMGIATAGVGMIPSAATIGIAAPIIVILLRILQGLALGGEYGGAAIYVAEHSPPGKRGFYTSFIQASVVGGFVLSLIVVLGCKALMSDALWESWGWRVPFLLSLILLAISLWMRLKLSESPVFQAMKREGELARNPLKESFTYPGNPRRIFIALFGIAAGLTVIWYTAMFSGLSFLKGPMKVEDTAAEIIVGLAAALGMGFFIWAGKLSDRVGRKKPIVWGYGATLLLLFPFFWWMGSVGNPALSAAAARAPVTVTGSQCSFDPFAQKQATACGRTLGELTKLGVPYTVAQTDSGFDSVTIRIGNREVASEEPELLQPALEAMGYDFAKQVPNAGGIAVIFLALLGLSALSGFTYGPVAALLSEMFPPHVRYSSLSIPYHLGTGYFGGFLPLIASFIVAKTGNAYAGLWYTWGVVLVAFLVTAFMLKDPVEGQWDKPAA; translated from the coding sequence ATGACCGACGCAGCCGCCGTCGCCGACCATGGCGCGGGCTATCAGCCGACCGCGAAAGATATCCGCATGGTCATCGCCGCATCGTCGGCGGGAACGATCTTCGAATGGTATGATTTCTTCATCTACGGCACGCTTGCGGCGATCATCGGCAAGGCTTTCTTCCCCAGCGACAATGCGACGCTCGAAATATTGCTCGTCTGGGCGGGTTTCGCGGTCGGTTTCGGCTTCCGCCCGCTGGGCGCGGTGCTCTTCGGCTTCCTCGGCGACCGGCTCGGGCGCAAATATACCTTCCTCGTCACCGTCACGCTGATGGGCATCGCGACCGCCGGGGTCGGCATGATCCCGTCGGCGGCGACGATCGGCATCGCCGCGCCGATCATCGTCATCCTGCTCCGCATCCTTCAGGGGCTCGCGCTCGGCGGCGAATATGGCGGGGCGGCGATCTATGTCGCCGAACATTCACCGCCCGGAAAGCGCGGTTTCTATACCAGCTTCATCCAGGCGAGCGTCGTCGGCGGCTTCGTCTTGAGCCTGATCGTCGTGCTCGGCTGCAAGGCGCTGATGTCCGATGCGCTGTGGGAAAGCTGGGGCTGGCGCGTGCCCTTCCTGCTCTCGCTGATCCTGCTCGCCATTTCGCTCTGGATGCGGCTCAAACTCTCTGAAAGCCCGGTGTTCCAGGCGATGAAGCGCGAGGGCGAGCTGGCCCGGAACCCGCTCAAGGAGAGCTTCACCTATCCGGGCAATCCGCGCCGCATCTTCATCGCGCTGTTCGGCATCGCCGCGGGCCTGACGGTCATCTGGTACACCGCGATGTTCTCGGGCCTGTCGTTCCTGAAAGGGCCGATGAAGGTCGAGGACACCGCCGCCGAGATCATCGTCGGCCTCGCCGCCGCGCTCGGCATGGGCTTCTTCATCTGGGCCGGGAAACTCTCCGACCGCGTCGGCCGCAAGAAGCCGATCGTCTGGGGCTATGGCGCGACGCTGCTGCTGCTCTTCCCGTTCTTCTGGTGGATGGGCAGCGTCGGCAACCCCGCGCTGTCGGCCGCCGCTGCGCGGGCGCCGGTGACCGTGACGGGTTCGCAATGCAGCTTCGATCCGTTCGCGCAGAAACAGGCGACGGCATGCGGCCGCACGCTCGGCGAACTGACGAAGCTCGGCGTGCCCTATACGGTCGCCCAGACCGACAGCGGTTTCGACAGCGTCACCATCCGCATCGGAAACCGCGAGGTCGCGAGCGAGGAGCCCGAACTGCTCCAACCCGCGCTGGAGGCGATGGGCTATGATTTCGCGAAGCAGGTGCCGAACGCCGGCGGCATCGCCGTGATCTTCCTCGCGCTTCTCGGGCTCAGCGCGCTGTCGGGCTTCACCTATGGCCCCGTCGCGGCGCTGCTTTCGGAGATGTTTCCGCCGCATGTCCGCTATTCGTCGCTGTCGATCCCCTATCATCTCGGCACCGGCTATTTCGGCGGCTTCCTGCCGCTGATCGCGAGCTTCATCGTCGCGAAGACCGGCAACGCCTATGCCGGGCTCTGGTATACCTGGGGGGTCGTCCTCGTCGCTTTCCTCGTCACCGCCTTCATGCTGAAGGACCCGGTCGAGGGGCAATGGGACAAGCCTGCCGCCTGA
- the alr gene encoding alanine racemase, producing the protein MIAVPSPLRLRLSSGALVANWRWLAAQSRSAACGAAIKADAYGLGAREVMRHLAAAGCRDFFVATWAEAAALTPLPEGVSLSVFHGAGARDMIAARTLPARPVLGSLEQVARWREAGEGRPCDVMIDTGMNRLGLRVEETAGGALDGLSIETLLSHLASADEDSAQNARQLAVFREVRQAVPARRYSLANSAGICLGADYAFDLTRPGIALYGGIPRREAAGHIRQVAFPEARILQVREVRQGETVGYGATWTAPRDARVAIANMGYADGYLRCHAGSGGATWQGCALPLIGRVSMDLTAFDVSDAGAVEEGDWLTLDYDPPSTAARSGLSQYELLTGLGARFERAWV; encoded by the coding sequence ATGATCGCCGTTCCCTCGCCGCTTCGCCTCCGCCTGTCTTCGGGGGCTCTCGTCGCCAACTGGCGCTGGCTCGCCGCGCAAAGCCGCAGTGCGGCGTGCGGTGCTGCGATCAAGGCCGACGCCTATGGCCTCGGCGCGCGCGAGGTGATGCGGCATCTTGCCGCCGCCGGATGCCGCGATTTCTTCGTCGCGACCTGGGCCGAGGCCGCGGCGCTGACGCCCTTGCCGGAAGGCGTATCGCTTTCGGTCTTCCACGGCGCCGGCGCGCGCGACATGATCGCCGCGCGTACGCTTCCCGCGCGCCCCGTGCTCGGCAGTCTGGAGCAGGTCGCGCGCTGGCGCGAGGCGGGCGAGGGGCGTCCGTGCGACGTGATGATCGATACCGGGATGAACCGCCTCGGCCTTCGCGTCGAAGAGACGGCCGGCGGCGCGCTCGACGGGCTGAGTATCGAAACGCTGCTCAGCCATCTCGCTTCGGCTGACGAGGACAGCGCGCAAAATGCGCGGCAACTCGCGGTGTTCCGCGAGGTTCGGCAGGCAGTCCCTGCCCGGCGCTACAGCCTCGCGAACAGCGCCGGCATCTGCCTCGGCGCCGATTATGCGTTCGATCTGACCCGCCCCGGAATCGCACTCTATGGCGGCATTCCGCGCCGCGAGGCCGCGGGCCATATCCGGCAAGTCGCCTTTCCCGAGGCGCGCATCCTGCAGGTGCGCGAGGTGCGGCAGGGCGAAACGGTCGGCTATGGCGCGACCTGGACCGCGCCACGCGACGCCCGGGTCGCCATCGCGAACATGGGCTATGCCGACGGCTATCTGCGCTGTCACGCGGGGTCGGGCGGCGCGACATGGCAGGGCTGCGCGCTGCCGCTGATCGGCCGCGTGTCGATGGACCTGACCGCCTTCGATGTCAGCGACGCCGGCGCTGTCGAAGAAGGCGACTGGCTCACGCTCGACTATGATCCGCCATCGACGGCAGCGCGCAGCGGCTTGTCGCAATATGAGCTGCTGACCGGGTTGGGGGCGCGGTTCGAGCGCGCTTGGGTTTAG